In Candidatus Krumholzibacteriia bacterium, one genomic interval encodes:
- a CDS encoding TonB-dependent receptor: MTPRRRPESSLTAARLAGAWLCLALLVLFAPRAGGASQADSTGADSMRAVSPPATSPQQRLADRTSVVGSVGHARAVPGSAHFLGPNILPYPDQSFDDIHRLMLRIPGVYAIGEDGYGLRPNLGMRGAAPYRSAGLTVLEDGVLVSPAPYAAPGLPVFAGMGRMEAVETLKGPAGIRYGPGTTGGVVNFKTLGIPDDLVAQARLSLGSYGAHTLNLDYGDAWQGISWMLGTHQTRTYGYKALDTGADTGFEQDDYLVKLGLKSESSADHYQDVMFKFGYFKTDADDSYLGLTDGDFAATPFRRYAASQKDNMSHEATQLLLRHFIVVSDAIDVTTSLYRNDLELDWYLLDGVNNQALSAVLDDPGAFPDEYGILAGDSTSADDALSVKANNRSYFSTGIQSELGAAFATGGARHELEAGLRYHEDEEDRLNHIDGYRMVSGGAMVLTSSGTDGGNGGSDNRINNAHALAGFVRDRISVGKWSIIPGLRVEWVETKRSSYAAGNGSRSSAPTVVENSTTALLPGIGAAYRPAKGFLLLGGIHTGFEAPPAGVENKGYQAVHAEAGGRMKRGRWEAALVGFLSDHAFAGNDMTRRASGLEASADYSIVDPVYGVDLSAAYTFTSSEYLAGGSMVDASGISYDSAIGDEIPYIPEHSLSASAALTTKKSFLGVFANYTSEMRTQPGSGALIDSASADSRFLLDIVTEYELIRHVRIFASVYNTLDEIYVASRFPYGAHPGAPRTFTAGLKLAL, from the coding sequence TTGACGCCACGGCGCCGGCCAGAATCGTCCCTGACGGCGGCGCGTCTGGCGGGTGCCTGGCTGTGCCTCGCGCTGCTGGTGCTGTTTGCGCCTCGCGCCGGCGGAGCGTCGCAGGCGGACTCCACGGGGGCGGATTCCATGCGGGCGGTTTCGCCGCCCGCCACATCACCGCAACAGCGTCTGGCGGATCGCACCTCGGTGGTGGGTAGCGTCGGTCACGCGCGCGCCGTTCCCGGTTCGGCCCACTTCCTCGGCCCGAACATTCTTCCCTACCCGGATCAATCCTTCGACGACATCCACCGGTTGATGCTGCGCATCCCCGGCGTCTACGCCATCGGCGAGGACGGCTACGGGCTGCGCCCCAACCTGGGCATGCGCGGCGCCGCCCCCTACCGCAGCGCCGGCCTCACCGTGCTGGAAGACGGCGTGCTGGTCTCGCCCGCACCGTACGCCGCGCCGGGGCTGCCGGTGTTTGCGGGCATGGGACGCATGGAAGCCGTCGAAACGCTCAAGGGACCCGCCGGGATCCGTTACGGACCGGGCACGACCGGCGGCGTGGTGAACTTCAAGACACTCGGCATCCCCGACGACCTGGTGGCGCAGGCGCGCCTGTCGCTCGGTTCGTACGGCGCGCACACCTTGAATCTGGACTACGGCGACGCGTGGCAGGGCATCTCGTGGATGCTGGGCACGCACCAGACCCGCACCTACGGGTACAAGGCGCTCGACACCGGCGCCGACACGGGTTTCGAACAGGACGATTACCTGGTCAAGCTGGGACTCAAATCCGAATCGAGCGCCGACCACTACCAGGACGTGATGTTCAAGTTCGGGTACTTCAAGACCGATGCGGACGATTCCTACCTGGGCCTCACCGACGGCGACTTCGCCGCCACACCCTTCCGGCGCTACGCGGCATCACAGAAGGACAACATGAGTCACGAGGCAACGCAGCTCCTGCTGCGTCATTTCATCGTCGTCAGTGATGCGATCGACGTGACCACCAGCCTGTATCGCAACGACCTCGAACTCGACTGGTACCTGCTGGACGGCGTCAACAACCAGGCGTTGTCCGCGGTACTGGACGACCCGGGCGCTTTCCCCGACGAGTACGGCATCCTCGCCGGCGACTCCACCAGCGCCGACGACGCGTTATCGGTGAAGGCCAACAACCGTTCGTATTTCTCCACCGGTATTCAGTCCGAACTGGGGGCCGCGTTTGCGACCGGCGGCGCGCGGCACGAACTGGAAGCGGGGCTGCGCTACCACGAGGACGAAGAGGACCGCCTGAACCACATCGACGGCTACCGCATGGTGAGCGGGGGTGCCATGGTGCTCACCTCCAGCGGCACGGACGGTGGCAACGGCGGCAGCGACAACCGCATCAACAATGCACACGCGCTGGCGGGTTTCGTGCGCGACCGCATCAGCGTTGGAAAGTGGAGCATCATTCCCGGGCTGCGCGTCGAGTGGGTGGAAACAAAGCGGTCGTCCTACGCCGCCGGCAACGGTAGCCGTTCCTCGGCTCCCACGGTGGTGGAAAACTCGACCACGGCGCTGCTCCCCGGCATCGGTGCCGCCTATCGGCCCGCAAAGGGATTCCTGCTGCTGGGCGGCATCCACACCGGCTTCGAGGCCCCGCCGGCAGGGGTGGAAAACAAGGGCTACCAGGCGGTGCACGCCGAGGCGGGCGGACGCATGAAGCGCGGCCGGTGGGAGGCGGCGCTGGTCGGCTTTCTGTCCGACCACGCCTTCGCCGGCAACGACATGACGCGCCGGGCATCGGGGCTCGAGGCTTCGGCGGACTATTCGATCGTGGACCCGGTGTACGGCGTCGACCTGTCGGCCGCGTATACCTTCACCAGCAGCGAGTACCTGGCGGGAGGCAGCATGGTCGACGCGTCCGGGATTTCCTACGACAGCGCGATCGGCGACGAGATCCCGTATATTCCGGAGCATTCGTTGAGCGCATCGGCGGCGCTCACCACGAAGAAGTCGTTCCTGGGTGTGTTCGCCAACTACACCAGTGAGATGCGCACCCAGCCCGGCAGCGGCGCGCTCATCGACTCGGCAAGCGCGGACAGCCGCTTCCTGCTGGACATCGTCACCGAGTACGAATTGATCCGCCACGTGCGCATCTTTGCCTCGGTCTACAATACGCTGGACGAGATCTACGTGGCGTCCCGCTTCCCCTACGGCGCGCACCCCGGCGCGCCGCGCACCTTCACCGCGGGGCTCAAGCTGGCATTGTAG
- a CDS encoding universal stress protein, with amino-acid sequence MLNFNLILVTTDLSDYSLRALPYAVGLAERFDADLRVISVNEPALPVSDVAWVSPMIAATDDERATEIKQTLDKLIADQVPRGVRAEAKVLFGNPVDAIVEYARETNADLIVSCTHGRGGLSHVLMGSTAEALVRHSPCPVLTLKQPMTVAAVRKGA; translated from the coding sequence ATGTTGAACTTCAACCTGATCCTGGTGACGACTGATCTGTCGGACTATTCGCTCCGGGCACTTCCATATGCGGTGGGCCTGGCGGAACGGTTCGACGCGGACCTACGGGTGATCTCCGTCAACGAACCCGCGCTGCCGGTTTCGGACGTGGCCTGGGTGTCGCCGATGATCGCCGCGACGGATGACGAGCGGGCCACCGAGATCAAGCAGACGCTCGACAAGCTGATCGCCGACCAGGTGCCCAGGGGCGTGCGCGCCGAAGCGAAGGTGCTGTTCGGCAATCCGGTGGATGCCATCGTGGAGTACGCGCGCGAGACCAACGCCGACCTCATCGTGTCCTGCACGCACGGTCGCGGCGGTTTGTCGCACGTGCTGATGGGAAGCACGGCCGAGGCGCTGGTGCGGCATTCGCCCTGTCCAGTGCTCACGCTCAAGCAGCCCATGACGGTCGCCGCGGTCAGGAAGGGCGCCTGA
- a CDS encoding universal stress protein yields the protein MMRVRRILVYARGSSPDGPAIARASRLATHSGAELKLLDVFNELPEEFEPLLSSLTINDAREEAERERRGQLSHIAETLHERGVRVGFSVRWGRPAIEIVQEAIRGKHDMLVMEDGRPRGVCALTQSIVRHCPVPVWIVKNAPHAPPPRVLAAIDPIGPIPGSFDGQVLDVAAAAAKALPGELYVVHAWQPLHDEYEWLSSGLRHLSEKKDVIAQTRERHAHAVEIMLRSILPHVEADRIRLIEGPAARAVLEAVEETGADLLVIGTARSATYAPLLLGKTAETILEHVPVSVLAVKPSGFVSPMSH from the coding sequence ATGATGAGGGTCAGGCGAATTCTCGTTTACGCGCGCGGTTCCTCCCCTGACGGCCCCGCCATAGCGCGCGCGTCCCGTCTTGCGACCCATTCGGGCGCGGAACTCAAGCTCCTCGACGTATTCAACGAGCTTCCCGAGGAATTCGAACCGCTGCTCTCGTCCCTGACAATCAACGATGCGCGCGAAGAAGCCGAGCGTGAACGCCGCGGTCAGCTCTCGCACATCGCGGAGACGCTGCACGAACGCGGCGTGCGGGTGGGCTTTTCGGTCCGCTGGGGACGCCCGGCCATCGAGATCGTGCAGGAGGCGATCCGCGGCAAACACGACATGCTCGTGATGGAGGACGGGCGGCCACGGGGCGTCTGCGCGCTCACCCAGTCGATCGTACGCCACTGTCCGGTGCCGGTGTGGATCGTGAAGAACGCCCCGCACGCGCCACCCCCCCGCGTGCTCGCCGCCATCGACCCCATCGGCCCGATACCGGGGTCGTTCGACGGCCAGGTGCTCGACGTTGCGGCTGCCGCGGCCAAGGCCCTGCCCGGCGAGTTGTACGTCGTGCACGCGTGGCAGCCGCTTCACGACGAATACGAATGGCTCTCGAGCGGGCTTCGCCACCTCAGCGAGAAGAAGGATGTCATTGCGCAGACGCGCGAACGCCACGCACACGCCGTCGAGATCATGCTAAGATCGATCCTGCCCCATGTGGAGGCGGATCGTATCCGTTTGATAGAAGGGCCTGCCGCCCGCGCAGTTCTCGAAGCGGTCGAGGAAACCGGGGCGGACCTCCTGGTCATCGGCACCGCGCGCAGCGCGACGTACGCGCCGCTGCTGCTCGGCAAGACCGCGGAGACCATTCTCGAGCACGTGCCGGTGTCAGTTCTTGCGGTGAAGCCGAGTGGCTTCGTTTCGCCGATGTCCCACTGA
- a CDS encoding Rrf2 family transcriptional regulator, whose amino-acid sequence MIHSPTCQHALRALIYLAEKDAPGPVLVREIADAAGVPRQSLAKILHGLRNKGLVRSTKGPGGGYQLARPSSELYVMDVIEAIDGRVELDRACILGLDVCTDHARCALHDVWKLFRENYVTTISSMTLHDAADALKRKRMVLPL is encoded by the coding sequence ATGATCCACTCGCCCACCTGCCAGCACGCACTGCGTGCGCTGATTTACCTCGCGGAGAAGGACGCGCCCGGGCCGGTACTGGTCCGCGAAATAGCGGACGCGGCCGGCGTTCCGCGCCAGTCCCTGGCCAAGATCCTGCACGGACTGCGCAACAAGGGGCTCGTGCGATCCACCAAGGGCCCCGGCGGCGGCTACCAGCTCGCGCGGCCCAGCAGTGAGTTGTACGTGATGGACGTCATCGAGGCCATCGACGGTCGCGTGGAACTGGACAGGGCCTGTATCCTCGGTCTCGACGTGTGCACCGACCACGCGCGTTGCGCCCTGCACGACGTCTGGAAACTGTTCCGCGAGAACTATGTGACAACCATCTCCAGCATGACGCTGCACGACGCCGCCGATGCACTCAAACGCAAGCGGATGGTGCTACCGTTGTGA
- a CDS encoding aminomethyltransferase family protein translates to MPIATPFHPRTLARCTSLFYKDWAGYHAVRSYDTSADREYFAFRHACGLIDVTPLYKYDVRGEDAARFLARVMVRDIMKLKLRQVMYVCWCDDDGHMIDDGTVSRLGDDHYRVTSSEPAWHWLARNARGMRITMNDVSDKIAALSIQGPTSRDTVDAACGGDIRELKFFRLTTTKIEGADVIVSRTGYTGDLGYEIWMKNDDALRVYDAVTAAGRAYGLEPAGLDAMDVTRVEAGFILNGVDYYPSLRCLIPSRKSTPYELGLGWMVKLQRDRFMGREALLRESQTGSIRKLVGLEVDWDETEALFRAHGLPPEVHPGGWRDARPVYDTRGAFIGQATSGAWSPLLKKNLALATLKSEFTAPGTIVRFEVTVEYERRAVKATVVETPFFNPERKRT, encoded by the coding sequence ATGCCCATCGCCACCCCATTTCATCCCCGCACGCTCGCGCGTTGCACCAGCCTGTTCTACAAGGACTGGGCGGGGTATCACGCGGTCCGCTCCTACGACACCTCAGCCGACCGCGAGTACTTCGCCTTCCGGCACGCGTGCGGTCTCATCGACGTGACGCCGCTCTACAAGTACGACGTGCGCGGCGAGGATGCGGCGCGCTTTCTGGCGCGGGTGATGGTGCGCGACATCATGAAGCTCAAGCTTCGCCAGGTGATGTACGTGTGCTGGTGCGACGATGACGGCCACATGATCGACGACGGCACCGTGTCGCGGCTGGGCGACGATCACTACCGCGTGACATCGTCGGAACCGGCCTGGCACTGGCTGGCGCGCAACGCACGCGGCATGCGCATCACCATGAACGACGTCAGCGACAAGATCGCGGCGCTTTCCATCCAGGGCCCGACGTCGCGCGATACGGTGGATGCCGCATGCGGCGGGGATATCCGTGAGCTGAAGTTCTTCCGGCTCACCACCACGAAGATCGAAGGCGCGGACGTGATCGTCTCGCGCACCGGCTACACCGGCGACCTGGGCTACGAGATCTGGATGAAGAACGACGACGCGCTGCGCGTCTATGACGCCGTCACCGCCGCGGGTCGCGCATACGGACTGGAGCCGGCGGGGTTGGATGCCATGGATGTCACCCGCGTGGAGGCGGGATTCATCCTCAACGGCGTGGACTACTACCCGTCCCTGCGCTGCCTCATTCCCTCGCGCAAGTCGACACCCTACGAACTCGGACTGGGCTGGATGGTGAAACTCCAGCGCGACCGTTTCATGGGCCGCGAGGCGCTGCTGCGCGAGAGTCAGACGGGTTCGATACGCAAACTGGTGGGGCTGGAAGTGGACTGGGACGAGACCGAGGCGCTCTTCCGCGCCCACGGCCTCCCGCCGGAAGTGCACCCGGGTGGCTGGCGGGATGCGCGACCCGTGTATGACACGCGCGGCGCGTTCATCGGTCAGGCGACCAGCGGCGCGTGGTCGCCGTTGCTCAAGAAGAACCTCGCCCTGGCCACGCTGAAGTCGGAGTTCACCGCGCCGGGTACCATCGTGCGTTTCGAGGTCACGGTGGAGTACGAACGGCGCGCGGTCAAGGCCACGGTCGTTGAGACGCCTTTCTTCAACCCGGAACGGAAGCGGACCTGA
- a CDS encoding NAD(P)/FAD-dependent oxidoreductase has protein sequence MAKRYDAIVIGAGHNGLVSAAYLARAGRRVLVLERRHVVGGAAVTEELYPGFKFSVASYVVSLFRPHIIRELNLTRHGMQLIPLECSFTPHLEGPGLVRWPDPHRTRREVSHFSQKDAEIYPEFSLAMTKMGFFVKRIIDSPPPDVGSLNPAELSRLTGLMGHLRDLGPDMVELHAQLLTMSAVDFLQMWFESDALLAPMSCSGIIGTFLGVRSPGTAYVLLHHYMGEIDGAFRSWGFSKGGTGGLSLAIASAAQAFGAEIKLSAPVSRIVVKNGRAKGVVLENGDEYNADVVLSCADPRRTFISMVGEPHFDTDFLSQLRRYKYRGSSGKVNLALDRLPDFTCRPGDGPHIRGDIAIAPSLEYLERAFDDAKYGEFSRRPYLNVVIPSLVDPSVAPPGKHVMSCFVQYAPYNRKGGAETWPAHREAFGDAVVDTLAEYCPGLKESILYRQVLTPWDLEQELGLTEGNIFQGELSLEQLLFLRPAAGWSRYRTPVKNLWLCGSGAHPGGGIMGSPGELCAKAVLESREV, from the coding sequence ATGGCAAAACGCTACGACGCCATCGTCATCGGCGCAGGGCACAACGGGCTCGTGTCCGCCGCCTATCTGGCCAGGGCCGGGCGCCGCGTGCTGGTGCTGGAGCGGCGCCACGTGGTGGGCGGTGCGGCGGTTACCGAGGAACTCTACCCAGGATTCAAGTTCTCGGTGGCCTCGTACGTGGTGAGTCTGTTCCGTCCGCATATCATCCGCGAACTCAACCTCACCCGGCACGGCATGCAACTCATTCCGCTGGAGTGCTCGTTCACGCCGCACCTGGAGGGGCCCGGCCTGGTGCGCTGGCCCGACCCGCATCGCACGCGCCGCGAGGTATCGCACTTCAGTCAGAAGGATGCCGAGATCTACCCCGAGTTCTCGCTGGCCATGACCAAGATGGGCTTCTTCGTGAAGAGAATCATCGATTCGCCGCCGCCCGACGTGGGCTCGCTCAATCCCGCCGAACTCTCCAGACTCACGGGGCTCATGGGCCATCTCCGCGACCTCGGACCCGACATGGTGGAGCTGCACGCGCAGTTGCTCACCATGAGCGCGGTGGACTTTCTGCAGATGTGGTTCGAATCCGACGCGCTTCTCGCGCCCATGTCGTGCAGCGGAATCATCGGCACCTTCCTCGGTGTGCGTTCGCCCGGCACGGCGTACGTGCTGCTCCACCATTATATGGGCGAGATCGACGGCGCTTTCCGTTCCTGGGGTTTCTCCAAGGGTGGCACCGGCGGGCTGAGCCTCGCCATTGCCAGCGCCGCGCAGGCCTTCGGCGCCGAGATCAAGCTGAGCGCGCCGGTGTCGCGCATCGTGGTCAAGAACGGCCGCGCGAAGGGTGTGGTGCTGGAGAATGGCGACGAGTACAACGCGGACGTGGTTCTCTCCTGCGCGGACCCGCGGCGCACCTTCATTTCCATGGTGGGCGAACCGCATTTCGACACCGATTTCCTCTCGCAGCTGCGCCGCTACAAGTACCGCGGCAGTTCCGGCAAGGTGAACCTGGCGCTCGACCGCCTGCCGGATTTCACCTGCCGGCCCGGCGACGGACCGCACATCCGCGGCGACATCGCCATCGCGCCCTCGCTCGAGTATCTCGAGCGCGCGTTCGACGATGCCAAGTACGGCGAGTTCTCGCGGCGTCCGTATCTCAACGTGGTGATTCCGTCGCTGGTGGATCCCAGCGTGGCCCCGCCCGGCAAACACGTGATGTCGTGCTTCGTGCAGTACGCACCCTACAATCGAAAGGGCGGTGCAGAAACGTGGCCGGCGCACCGCGAGGCGTTTGGCGACGCGGTGGTCGACACCCTCGCCGAATACTGCCCGGGACTCAAGGAGTCCATCCTCTACCGGCAGGTGCTCACCCCGTGGGATCTCGAACAGGAACTTGGTCTCACCGAGGGCAACATCTTCCAGGGAGAACTTTCGCTCGAGCAGCTGCTGTTCCTGCGCCCGGCCGCGGGCTGGTCTCGCTACCGCACGCCGGTCAAGAACCTGTGGCTGTGCGGTTCCGGCGCGCACCCCGGGGGCGGCATCATGGGTTCGCCGGGTGAACTGTGCGCCAAGGCAGTGCTGGAATCGAGGGAGGTCTGA